Part of the Schistocerca cancellata isolate TAMUIC-IGC-003103 chromosome 9, iqSchCanc2.1, whole genome shotgun sequence genome is shown below.
cacctagaacttaaaactacttaaatctaactaacctaaggacaacacacatatgcgtgcccgaggcaggaatcgaacctgctaccgtagcggtcgcgcggttccagcgcctagaaccgctcagctgcAATGGCCGGATCTTCCATTATGGTTTGCCCCAGTATATTTAGCGGCgaagtaacaaataaataattaatctgccAGTGCCAGCATCTGATATGAATGAGTGAGTAATTCGATGTAGTAGTGCTAGGAGTGTATTTATTGAGGCCATAAAAGTTTGGGGTACAAGACTAAATTTAGACGCAGGCAGTGACAGTTGACAGCAGCAGGTGAACGGCATCGTCGGTCAGCGGGCTAGATCTTCTGGACGGGCAGGTGTCCGTACGGGGCGGCGATGACAGCGGGGGCGGCGGCACCGGGCACGATGGCCTGCGGCAGCGCGTACTGCAGGCCGGGCACCTGCAGCGGCACGACGGGCGCCTGCACGGCGGGCACGAGGGGCGCGGGCACCAGCGGGCCAGGGTACTGCCGCGACTCGTGCACCGCGTACGCGAAGTTGCCGCCGGAGCGCTGCTGCATCACCGTCGACGTCACGGCCGCGCCCGTGCCCGGGTCCATCTGCGACGAGTGCTCCTCCACCATGACCGGCACCGCCGAGGCGGCGGCCACCACCAGCAGCGCGAGGGCGGCGAGCTGTGGGCAGCGTGAGTAGGATCAGTACGGCAGAAACCAGGGATATGCGAATGACAAGTAGATAAAATGTGTGTGGGAGGCAGGTGGAGTTTGTAACTAAGCAACAGGGTGGGAATAGTACAAGCACAAATCCAGAAAATGAGTGAGAAGAAAATTGAGTTTATAACTAAGCAATAGAGTAGAAGCAGTACTAGCAGAAATACAGGGGATGTGTATGGGGGGTAGATGGAATTTGTAACTAAGCAAGAGGGTGGGGATAGTACAAGCACAAATCCAGAAAATGAGTGACAAGAAAATTGATTTTATAACTAAGCAATAGAGTGGAAGCAGTACTAGCAGAAAAACAGGAAATGTGTATGGGAGGTAGATGGAATTTGTAACTATGCAACAGGGAGGGAATAGTACAAGTACAAATCCAGAAAATGAGTGAGAAGGAAATGGAGTTTGTAACTAAGCAATAGAGTGGAAGCAGTACTAGCAGAAAtacagggaatgtgtatgggagGTAGATGGAATTTGTAACTAAGCAAGAGGGTGGGTATAGTGCTAGCAAAAATCCAGAAAATGAGTGAGAAGGAAATAGAGTTTGTAACTAAGCAACAGAGTGGAAGCAGTACTAGCAGAGATACAGGAAATGTGTATGGGAGGTAGATGGAATTTGTAACTATGCAACAGGGTGCGAATAATACAAGCACAAATGTAGAAAATGAGTGAGAAGAAAATTGAGTTTCTAACTAAGCAATAGAGTGGAAGCAGTACTAGCAGAAATACAGGAAATGTGTATGGGAGGAAGATGAAATTTGTGTAATAAGCAACAGGGTGGCAATAGTACTAGCAAAAATCCAGAAAATGAGTGAGAAGGAAATGGAGTTTGTAACTAAGCAATAGAGTGGAAGCAGTACTAGCAGAAATACAGGAAATGTGTATGGGAAGTAGATGGAATTTGTAACTATGCAACAGGGTGGGAATAGTACAAGCAGAAAGCCAGAAAATGAGTGAGAAGAAAATGGAGTTTGTAATTAAGCAATAGAGTGAAGACAGAACTAGCAGAAAAACAGGAAATGTGTATGGGAGGTAGACGGAATTTGTAACTAAGCAACAGGGTGGGAATAGTGCGAGCAGAAATCCAGAAAATGAGTGAGAAGAAAATTGAGTTTGTAACTAAGCAACAGAGTGGAAGCAGTACGAGGGGAAATTCAGTAAATTGGCTTATATGTAGTTGTATAAATATATGTTGTGAAGGTGAAGTTTACATATCCACACTCCAATGGGAGCGATTCCACCAGAAATTCAGTGGAAGTAATTCTGTACTTTAAAGGCCATGACTGGAGTGGAGGCGCTGTCTAGAACTCAGGACATGAGTAGAAGGAAGAGAATGTATGTATGCATTTTAAAAAGTGTGTCAGATGGAGGTAGTCTTTAGCACTACTTTTAATTTTCAAGATGAAAAAAAGAAGGAAGTAACTTAAAACCAAATGACGAGAATGGTCTGAgcaaaaggaataataataattataataataacaataataatgacaaaataataagCAGAACAACATTATGAGTTTGCCGAATAATGTCATAAATGAAACTCAAAAGAAAGCAGAGGAAATGAATATTGCCGTTAAAAGAATGTGTGTGGGAAAGAAAGTGGAGTTAAGATCATCTAATACTCAACTTACATCCTCAAAAATGAAGAAGTGGAAAAACTAAGACCAGAAATTTACCTATAAGTGTGATActccttaaaattttatttttttcgttgCGTAAATGATTGCAACAGAGACAGAGTATGTTCCGGgacaaaaaagtaattttaaaaaaatcctttatttaggCTGCTTTACCTGAACCAGTCTGTCCAACTCAGTGCCATCGTAAGTGGCTCGTTATCTGATATCTTAAGAAGTATGAGGGAAACAACAATAACGAATAAGTATCCACATTCCAACAACCACATTTTACACTGTACATTCCAATTGAAGTACAGTTTTCGTATCTTTTCCTAAACAATAATGTTTTTGGAGATGACTATCTATTGAACCACATCAGATGTTCTATAATCACATTTCTGAACTAGTGGATTCGCGAACAGGTACATTTGAATCCGACACCATAGGTTAGCCTAGAGTATTTCAACAGTTCAGACGAAAGCTTGGTTGTATGGGATAAGGCCAGCGTGCGAATTTGGTTGCTACTCGGACACAATTTAGATTGCCGTTTAAACTCATTGCCGAGTAAATATTAACAAGTAACtgcaaaaataaaatatgttgATTTCTGACGCTTTAAGCACAGAATTCACACTACAAAACACAGTTTCGAAGCCAGTTCTGTGTGTTGTTATATTTccgtaaaaaaatttaaagcaaaaaacaggaaatttgtggtaaagtcttatgggaccaaactgctgagttcatcggtccctaagcttacccaatacttaatctcacttaaactaatttatgctgaggacaacacacacacccatgcccgagggaggactcgaacctccgcggtgCATATTAAAAGCAGATAAAGCTTATCCATAATGGATATTTTAGGACCCGTGTCTATTAATTGAATGTAAATtcgtaaaactgcaaccagtctcttttttgaatagttatttgttattccataaaccggttttcgaatcttttcaggttcatcttcagctgTTTTTCTGGTAGTTACATATGTATATTTATATTCATTAACATGGAACCAGACAAAAAAAATCATATCTCTCCCCCCTACctgttttttttaagttttattgcATTCAGAAATTTACAAGTGAGTTTGCATCGCTCATAAGCGTAATCGAATACATAGGACTATACGACTTTATGGAACTGGTAACAGAGCAGTATTAGACATATATGTTGGATAAATCGAAGGGTGCGGCTCTAAAATATTGAACGGTTTGTAATATACCTTCTGACTTAAGTTACAAACGAAATCCGAATGAGACAGTCAGAGCAATTTTAGagaatttgaatttttatttcttttttcttcttgtgcTGCCCACAATATACGTTACATGTCTTAATACGGCGTCGTAGAGGAAactaaaaattgttaaaatggcatGATACACCAGAGTTGCGTGAGCGATTCTGATGTTTTGTTCCGTAATCTGTATTCAAAGTCGCTAGCAATTCTTGAACTTGTCCTCGCGAGGCTGAGAGATAGGCAGTCAGTCTTTGCAGTAAGCAGAGTTACCTGGTCACGCCACGAATCAAACCCAGATCCACCTCTGACAGCTGGAGTAATTTAAGGCTGTTTATAAGTGGTTTTTATGGAGTGTAATGCGTTGCAAAATCTTAAAAATCCGTGAAATACAGAAGATTCATTTCTGACCTGTCAGGTGTGATCAGTTCACAGATATAACTGAATCTCTCTATTTGTAAGAGTGTGATTGAACGACTTCCTCTTTTATACATTCATATTCTTGACACTATCAGTTATCCTATCATGCATttgttgaagaaaaataaactTCCAATATATCTTGTGTAGCTAGTGGTTGTCCCTTCGGCTGTGAGACTAAACATATCGTACACCGAGTCATATTCCTATGGATTGTAGCGCTATGTTCTGTAGTTTTTGCCGTATCACATCTAGCTTTCATTCGTTTGGATTTTCCACACACTTGACCCGTTGCGGGACTACAGCTTTCTGTACATGAAACCGAAAACATTGTAGGGGAACGGCGCTTAGCAAACAAAAGTGTCGAAATTGGTTGGTTAAAACTGGACTTTGTTAAATCAGACTGTGTCATCATGAAAGTCTTTAACTTATTCAGTGCAAAAGAAGGCAGGAATCGTCAAAAGCTAACTGAAATGATACTGTTTTTATTCATTAAAATGTAAGTAACGTACAGCAACTTTTTCGCTGCTGCTAAATCATGAAAATCGAAGGGGAGACTTGACATGTTATAGGAGTTCTTGGGAAAGAGCGTACAAGTTGCTGGTGTGATGTTCTCTACTATGCTACGCCAGTGCTAGGAGGTCTGATAGGTAATATCGAAGGAGTTTTGATACACGGTGGCAACATCGAAACAGCTCCCTATAAGAAAGAGGAAAATATTACAGACGCTCAGGcgtttatgctgaaaaataggaaaAAGCCATTTGAGCAACGGGTATTCAAAGGAAGACGGTGCAATCTTCGGTTGAACCTATGGTGTATCTTACGCAAGGACCATGAGAACAAGATAGGAATAGTTATGTTGTGTGCAAATACTTTTAACCGTCTTGGGTACTATTAACAGCTTCAGCTGAATTTTGGCAGTATTTAATCCACGACATACCGTCTTTTATCCGTGTTTTGTATTTGTCGGACGacgaatgttgggaaaaaagaCCCCGagattttccgctctaatgttttaatcacaTGTCACCTGAAAAGtggctttaacgccacgaaaccggtagtggtacagtaataaattaccaaaatacagctgaagcggttattaatatacAAGAGGAATACATATAGCTGTGGTTGCTCCACCTACAAGATTGTCTACATTTACCCGTGTCTTTGTACCCCAAACGAATATGAAGGAAAGATGATTAAAGTTTAACTTCAGCGATATGTTGAGTGCAAACTGCAGTTCTCATGAAAGCGAATCCACCGTCTTGCAGGGTGGTTATGATTTAACTTCCACTACTTCAGAGGGTCCTATGCAAAACAAGTCATCGTAAGACAATGAAACTACGTAGAAGTATTTttaaggacatgcagaagagaaataacgaataacccGTCGAGGGAAACACATTTTAGCTTCcatatgagagggtaacatttgttacttgtgtaccatgtttacgtttcaGGTTGCAAAAATTTCTCAGTGTGACGagtatctgcatccacgacagcgtgGATCCGCACGAGAGACATAATTTCACAATCGTTCGCAGCACTCAtggaaatgttcagctgtcgtgacacaggcCGTGCACGGCTTCAGTATCGCACATGGcgcccagcattctcagccatggtaacTGAAATTCTTCAATTTGTGGCGTAGCTGGCCGTCGACCTCTCCCAAGCGAAATTCCCTAATCGGAAGTTAATTCGAAATTCCGAATCATGTACATCCACAGTGAGGAACGAGGACCTCTGCGTATTACTTTAATGCGTTGATATTTGCGCAAAGCAGAACTATTGTTTTGATAAAGAAACTTTATGTGGAAAACCTGCTCACGTTGTTCGGGACCATGTTGACGTTTGCAACTTTAACGCATACTGATGCTTGCGTTTCAGCGCTATGTCTCTTTACTAGCAACCGTGCTTAACCTTAAGTCATGACTAACACTACGAGAAACGCAAAACCAGCAGCGCACAGTCTGACCATCATTTCCAAGAAGTTGGACACCCATACGGTAAATCTTTTTCTGTTTACACTGGCTCATGGAGctaaagtttaactataaccatctacatctacatctacatacatactccgcaatccaccatacggtgcgtggcggagggtacctcgtaccacaactagcatcttctctccctgttccgctcccaaacagaaagagggaaaaatgtaatctctcgtatcttatctttgtggtctttccgcgaaatataagttggcggcagtaaaattgtactgcagtcagcctcaaatgctggttctctaaatttcctcagtagcgattcacgaaaagaacgcctcctttcctccagagactcccacccgagttcctccattcgtccctccattcacgcctgtcgcgacaccactggaggcgggctgcacgatgttcgggcgtgagcggaagacggcctaacggtgtgcgggaccgtagcccagcttcatggagacggttgcgaatggtcctcgccgataccccaggagcaacagtgttcctaatttgctgggaagtggcggtgcggtcccctacggcactgcgtaggatcctacggtcttggcgtgcatccgtgcatcgctgcggtccggtcccaggtcgacgggcacgtgcaccttccgccgaccgctggcgacaacatcgatgtactgtggagacctcacgccccacgtgttgagcaatacggcggtacgtccacccggcctcccgcatgcccactatacgccctcgctcaaagtccgtcaactgcacatacggttcacgtccacgctgtcgcggcatgctaccagtgttaaagactgcgatggagctccgtatgccacggcaaactggctgacactgacggcggcggtgcacaaatgctgcacagctagcgccattcgacggccaacacctcggttcctggtgtgtccgctgtgccgtgcgtgtgatcattgcttgtacagccctctcgcagtgtccggagcaagtatggtgggtctgacacaccggtgtcaatgtgttcttttttccatttccaggagtgtatttaatcgacgtgactgtgtcatgtgctacactactaatggagtattcaaacattacgggattctttttcctattcatctacattaatttatctatatttagagttagctgccattctttacaccaatcacaaatcctgtccaagtcatcttgtatcctcctacagtcactcaatgacaccttcccgtacaccacagcatcatcagcaaacagccgcacattgctatccactctatccaaaagatcatttatgtagatataaaataacagcggacctaccacacttccctgggacactcgagATGATACCctaacctccgatgaacactcaccatcgaagacaacatactgggttctattacttaagaagtcttcgagccactcacatatttgggaaccaatcccatatgctcgtaccttagctaGGAGTatgtagtggggcaccgagtcaaacgttttccgaaagtcaaggaatatggcatccgtctgatacccttcgtccatggttcgcaagatatcatgtgagaaaagggcgagttgcgtttcggaggagcgatgctttctgaagccgtgctgatgcatgggcatcaacttctctgtctcaaggaaattcattatattcgaactgagaatatgttcgagaatcctgcaacaaaccgatgttaagcatattggtctgtaattttgaggatccgtccttctacccttcttatatacaggcgtcacctgcgcttttttccagtcgctcgggactttacgttgggcgagagattcgcgataaatgcaagctaagtaaggagccaatgcagtggagcactctctgtaaaaccgaattggaatcccatcaggatctggcgatttatttatttccaacccattcagctgcttcacaaccccagggatgtctatcactatgtcctccatacgggaattggtacgagactcaaacggcggtatgtttgtacgatcctcctgcgtgaaagatttctcaaatgctaaatttaaaatttcagctttcg
Proteins encoded:
- the LOC126100593 gene encoding uncharacterized protein LOC126100593 gives rise to the protein MFKLAALALLVVAAASAVPVMVEEHSSQMDPGTGAAVTSTVMQQRSGGNFAYAVHESRQYPGPLVPAPLVPAVQAPVVPLQVPGLQYALPQAIVPGAAAPAVIAAPYGHLPVQKI